A window of Juglans regia cultivar Chandler chromosome 7, Walnut 2.0, whole genome shotgun sequence contains these coding sequences:
- the LOC109003552 gene encoding receptor-like protein 44: MMGLLWTRFFLLLFLLPPSLSDPSDELCLTHLSQSLEDPNKSLQNWTKSTFANPCSGLSSYLQGATCNNGRIYKLSLTNLSLRGSLSPFLSNCTNLQTLDLSSNFLSGPIPSDLQYLVNLAVLNLSSNRLTGQIPPQLTLCAYLNVIDLHDNLLSGPIPQQLGLLVRLSTFDVSGNRLSGPIPTSLGNRSGNLPRFNASSFEGNKDLYGYPLPAMKNKGLSVMAIVGIGLGSGLASLVLSFTGVCIWLKVTERKMALEEGKISQLMPDY, translated from the coding sequence ATGATGGGTCTTCTATGGACTCGGTTTTTTCtgcttctttttctcctcccgCCTTCTTTGTCCGATCCGAGTGACGAGCTCTGCCTCACCCACCTTAGCCAGTCCTTGGAGGACCCCAACAAGTCGCTCCAGAACTGGACCAAGTCAACCTTCGCCAACCCTTGCTCTGGATTATCCTCATACCTCCAAGGCGCCACCTGCAACAATGGCCGCATCTACAAGCTCTCCCTTACCAACCTCTCTCTCCGCGGCTCCCTCTCCCCCTTCCTCTCCAACTGCACCAACCTCCAGACCCTCGACCTCTCCTCCAACTTCCTCTCCGGTCCCATCCCCTCCGACCTCCAGTATTTGGTCAATCTCGCTGTCCTCAACCTCTCCTCCAATCGCCTCACCGGCCAGATCCCCCCTCAGCTCACATTGTGCGCTTACCTCAACGTCATCGACCTCCACGACAACTTGCTCTCCGGCCCCATTCCCCAGCAGCTCGGCCTTCTCGTTCGCCTCTCCACCTTCGACGTTTCCGGAAACCGCCTCTCGGGTCCCATACCCACCTCGCTTGGCAATAGGAGCGGCAACTTGCCCAGATTCAATGCGAGCTCCTTCGAAGGGAACAAGGATCTTTACGGGTACCCTTTGCCCGCTATGAAGAACAAGGGGTTGTCAGTCATGGCCATTGTTGGGATCGGACTGGGAAGTGGGTTAGCCAGCCTGGTGCTCAGTTTCACTGGGGTGTGTATATGGCTCAAAGTTACCGAGCGCAAGATGGCTCTGGAGGAAGGTAAAATTAGTCAACTTATGCCTGATTATTGA
- the LOC109003554 gene encoding anaphase-promoting complex subunit 11-like, translating into MCSCRAIIVILCVNDRWHAVASWTWDAQDETCGICRMAFDGCCPDCKLPGVSCPLIWGACNHAFHLHCILKWVNSQTSQAHCPMCRREWRFKE; encoded by the exons ATGTGTTCCTGCAGAGCCATAATTGTTATCCTCTGTGTTAATGATAGGTGGCATGCTGTTGCTTCTTGGACGTGGGATGCCCAGGATGAAACTTGTGGGATCTGTAGGATGGCCTTTGATGGTTGCTGTCCAGATTGCAAGCTCCCTGGGGTTAGTTGTCCACTAA TTTGGGGGGCATGCAACCATGCATTCCATCTTCATTGCATCTTAAAATGGGTGAATTCACAGACATCTCAAGCACATTGCCCCATGTGCCGTAGAGAATGGCGATtcaaagaatga
- the LOC108991237 gene encoding hydrophobic protein LTI6B-like, translated as MAATCIDILLAIILPPLGVFLKYGCQVEFWICLLLTILGYIPGIIYAVYAITK; from the exons atggcggCAACTTGCATAGACATCCTCCTGGCAATCATCTTGCCTCCTCTTGGTGTCTTTCTCAAGTATGGTTGCCAG GTGGAGTTTTGGATCTGTTTGTTACTGACCATCTTGGGCTATATCCCTGGGATTATTTATGCTGTCTATGCCATCACCAAGTGA